A single genomic interval of Maniola jurtina chromosome 23, ilManJurt1.1, whole genome shotgun sequence harbors:
- the LOC123877294 gene encoding trypsin-7-like — translation MFRIIVFLSVFCYVSNYDINKIPKGLLTPTCVANYYQVFITRTVPLRSYHYFHEVLQGHDLLSYMRIHYRWRIVGGQRISIEEAPFQVMYGKYCGGAILTPYWVLTAAHCTEKHQYVYAGSTRRSETKPYTICAHFVHPLWNTTHKLHSHDYDYQLLLLETPIPISNDARPIAIGTESDIRPGIMVSVSGWGHLHYKKSHMQEYLHRVYVPIMSQNECKEMPNGKFRDITPRMFCAGYINGTKDSCQGDSGGPAVYNGKLVGLVSFGVGCAEPLNPGVYSNVPLARDWIRSVTGLPL, via the exons ATGTTTAGAATAATTGTGTTTTTGAGCGTGTTTTGCTATGTATCGAATTATGATA TCAACAAGATACCGAAAGGACTCCTCACTCCGACCTGCGTGGCGAACTATTACCAGGTGTTCATCACGCGGACGGTACCTTTGCGCTCCTACCATTACTTTCATGAGGTGCTGCAAGGACATGACCTTCTCTCTTATATGAGAATTCAT TATCGCTGGAGAATCGTGGGTGGTCAAAGGATCTCCATTGAAGAGGCGCCGTTCCAGGTCATGTACGGCAAGTACTGTGGTGGGGCTATCCTCACTCCCTACTGGGTCCTCACTGCAGCTCATTGTAC AGAAAAACACCAGTACGTCTATGCTGGTTCAACCCGTCGCAGCGAAACAAAACCCTACACCATTTGCGCCCACTTTGTGCATCCTCTGTGGAACACCACACACAAGCTTCACTCCCATGACTATGATTACCAGCTCCTGCTGCTGGAAACCCCTATCCCAATCAGCAATGATGCCAGACCCATAGCTATTGGAACTGAGAGCGATATCAGGCCAGGAATTATGGTGTCAGTGAGTGGTTGGGGACATTTGCACTATAAA AAAAGTCATATGCAAGAATATTTGCACCGCGTGTATGTGCCGATAATGTCTCAGAACGAATGCAAGGAAATGCCGAATGGTAAGTTTAGGGACATCACTCCGAGGATGTTCTGCGCTGGATACATCAACGGCACCAAGGATTCTTGTCAG GGTGATTCCGGTGGGCCAGCGGTGTACAACGGTAAGCTGGTAGGACTGGTGTCTTTCGGCGTGGGTTGCGCGGAACCCTTGAACCCTGGCGTGTACTCCAACGTGCCTTTGGCTAGAGACTGGATCAGATCCGTTACGGGCCTACCTTTGTGA